The Bacillota bacterium genome has a window encoding:
- a CDS encoding chemotaxis protein CheC, with product MKINDFKQLDGFYLDVLREVGNIGAGNAATALAKLIKKKVIMDVPNVKIMEFKEVSELMESAEKLVIGVLIKILGDLPGYILFIMEYKTARLLVDTLIEIAQNPEVASGEFSELEISAIKEVGNIVAGSYLSALSTLTGLKVQTSVPSIAIDMAGAILSVPAIEFGKVCDTVLYIETKFSEGTTNIKGDFILIPALESYEIIMKALGVGN from the coding sequence ATGAAAATTAATGATTTTAAACAATTGGATGGTTTTTACTTGGATGTTCTTAGAGAAGTAGGGAATATTGGAGCAGGTAATGCGGCAACTGCCCTGGCAAAGCTTATTAAAAAAAAAGTAATAATGGATGTACCCAATGTAAAAATTATGGAATTTAAGGAAGTTAGTGAGTTGATGGAAAGTGCAGAAAAACTGGTAATAGGGGTTTTAATAAAAATATTGGGTGATTTGCCAGGATATATACTGTTCATCATGGAATATAAAACAGCCAGGTTATTAGTGGATACACTTATAGAAATTGCCCAAAATCCTGAAGTTGCTTCCGGAGAATTTTCCGAGTTAGAAATATCTGCTATTAAAGAAGTAGGAAATATAGTGGCCGGATCGTATCTTTCAGCTTTGTCAACCCTGACCGGTTTAAAGGTACAAACATCCGTCCCAAGTATAGCTATTGATATGGCGGGAGCAATATTAAGCGTACCTGCGATAGAGTTCGGTAAGGTATGTGATACTGTATTATACATAGAAACAAAGTTTTCAGAAGGTACTACAAATATAAAGGGAGATTTTATACTAATCCCTGCTCTTGAATCTTATGAGATAATAATGAAGGCATTAGGGGTAGGTAATTGA
- a CDS encoding MinD/ParA family protein gives MKDQADRLRKIIDNLRMKQQYLQASDINEPVKKTARVITVTSGKGGVGKTNLAVNIAITLSELGLRVIIIDADLGLANVDVLLGLVPQYTLADALNNNKNIVEIMCEGPNGIKFISGGSGVEELIKLSKDKLNSFINNIGQLDRFSDIIIIDTGAGLSDNVIKFVMAADEIVLVTTPEPTSITDAYALIKLIVNRDKEKKIKIIVNRAESVKEGNDALRKLMLVSEKFLNAKLDPLGVILYDEAVVKAVKLQQPFSLSFPNSQASKFVRQVTGKLVNEESYFLEYKPKGIKSFVRRLAGFTSML, from the coding sequence ATGAAAGATCAGGCAGATAGATTGAGAAAAATTATTGATAATTTAAGGATGAAGCAGCAATATTTACAGGCATCAGACATAAATGAACCGGTTAAGAAGACTGCACGGGTAATAACAGTTACCAGCGGCAAAGGTGGCGTAGGTAAAACAAATTTGGCTGTAAATATAGCTATTACTTTAAGTGAGCTCGGACTTAGAGTCATAATAATAGATGCTGATTTAGGTCTGGCTAATGTCGATGTGCTTTTGGGGCTGGTACCTCAATATACTCTGGCTGATGCTTTGAATAATAACAAAAACATAGTAGAGATAATGTGTGAAGGACCTAATGGTATAAAATTTATTTCGGGAGGGTCGGGGGTTGAAGAGCTTATAAAACTTAGTAAAGACAAATTGAATAGTTTTATTAATAATATTGGACAATTAGACAGGTTTTCCGATATTATAATAATTGATACGGGAGCAGGTTTGTCAGATAATGTAATAAAGTTTGTAATGGCTGCTGACGAAATTGTACTTGTTACAACACCTGAGCCTACATCAATCACGGATGCATATGCATTAATTAAACTAATCGTAAACAGGGATAAGGAAAAGAAGATTAAAATAATAGTAAATAGAGCGGAAAGTGTTAAAGAGGGCAATGATGCACTAAGAAAACTTATGCTGGTATCAGAAAAATTTCTTAACGCAAAACTTGACCCATTAGGTGTTATACTGTATGATGAAGCGGTTGTAAAGGCGGTAAAATTACAGCAGCCATTTTCCTTAAGCTTTCCGAACAGCCAGGCTTCAAAGTTTGTAAGACAGGTAACAGGCAAATTGGTTAATGAAGAAAGCTATTTCTTGGAATATAAACCTAAGGGAATAAAAAGTTTTGTAAGGCGTTTAGCAGGTTTTACAAGTATGCTATAG
- a CDS encoding DUF342 domain-containing protein has product MEKIPENIYVNISPDKMKAFITISPSSDNKIPSLNELLNILKEKGVVYGINESLLNVILNQKIFNQEIMIAEGIYPIDGTDGRLEFYFNIKKDRKPIILEDGRVDFRNLGLIENVKKGQKLCSLIPPLPGKDGKTVTGEIVNYREGKPAKLPIGKNVEIAKESDLLVASIDGQVSYTNGKINVYPYYEVQGDVDNSTGNINFVGNITIRGSVLSGFKVEAGGDIEIWGVVEGATVKAGGDIIIKRGVQGNNKALIISEGDIVARYIEHGNVEAKNDIKAEAIMHSNIKCGGKLELSGRKGLLVGGSIKVGKEINAKVIGSHLAIATEVEVGVAPALRETHKALKQEINKLENDLKKTEQIINILLKLGESNMLTQDKNELLERSLKTKQLYYSRISQLTNELEVVDEQLNKEASGKVKCYGVIYPGTRITIGPAILLVKEDLHYCTLYRDGMDIKVVPLK; this is encoded by the coding sequence ATGGAGAAAATACCCGAAAACATTTATGTTAATATTTCTCCTGACAAAATGAAAGCATTTATTACCATATCTCCTTCTTCTGATAATAAAATACCTTCTTTAAATGAGCTGTTGAATATCTTAAAGGAAAAAGGAGTAGTATATGGTATAAATGAAAGTCTTTTAAATGTTATATTAAATCAGAAGATTTTTAATCAGGAAATTATGATAGCAGAAGGTATATATCCCATCGATGGCACTGATGGCAGACTAGAGTTTTATTTTAATATAAAGAAAGATAGAAAACCTATAATTCTAGAAGATGGGAGAGTAGATTTTAGAAATCTGGGCCTAATAGAAAATGTGAAGAAAGGTCAAAAATTGTGTTCATTAATTCCTCCCTTGCCTGGTAAGGATGGAAAAACAGTTACCGGTGAGATTGTGAATTACCGGGAAGGAAAGCCGGCAAAGTTGCCCATAGGGAAAAATGTTGAAATTGCGAAAGAATCGGATTTATTAGTTGCTTCAATTGATGGCCAGGTTAGCTATACCAATGGAAAAATTAATGTATACCCCTATTATGAAGTTCAAGGCGATGTAGATAATTCAACGGGAAATATTAACTTTGTAGGGAATATAACTATCAGGGGTAGTGTATTATCGGGTTTTAAGGTTGAGGCCGGTGGGGACATAGAAATATGGGGTGTAGTGGAAGGAGCAACTGTAAAAGCCGGTGGGGATATTATAATAAAAAGAGGGGTACAGGGCAATAACAAGGCGCTGATAATAAGTGAGGGAGATATTGTTGCAAGATACATAGAACACGGTAATGTTGAAGCAAAGAATGATATAAAGGCTGAAGCAATAATGCATAGTAATATTAAATGCGGAGGAAAACTGGAACTTTCAGGGAGGAAAGGCCTTTTAGTAGGAGGTAGTATTAAAGTTGGAAAAGAAATAAATGCAAAAGTAATCGGCTCTCATTTGGCGATTGCTACTGAAGTTGAAGTTGGAGTAGCTCCTGCCCTGCGTGAAACGCATAAGGCATTAAAACAAGAAATAAACAAACTGGAAAATGATTTAAAGAAAACAGAGCAGATTATTAATATATTGTTAAAACTAGGCGAAAGCAATATGTTGACTCAGGACAAAAACGAATTATTGGAGAGAAGTTTAAAAACGAAACAATTATATTATAGCCGAATTTCTCAATTAACAAATGAATTGGAAGTGGTTGATGAGCAATTAAATAAAGAAGCAAGTGGAAAAGTAAAGTGCTATGGAGTAATATATCCGGGTACAAGAATAACTATTGGACCGGCCATTTTGCTTGTTAAAGAAGATTTACACTACTGTACTTTATATAGAGATGGAATGGATATTAAAGTAGTACCTTTAAAATAA
- a CDS encoding flagellar brake protein — translation MKRMLLTEIQTGTRLELEVYTEENDKIDIVFVSKFEQALSDQFAVINAPLYEGVVYPIRIGWILHVYFFSDGKLYMFDSKVIDRITRDNMSFLKIEKTGNIIRIQRRHYYRFECALPVEYRKFDCANFQDKKEEKPFSASITRNISGGGICILLNEDMSINQLVECKLKLQSNTIINFLGRIVRTEKLEHNINYKFEAGIAFEIIDNNDKETIIKYIFRQQRELRKKGLI, via the coding sequence TTGAAAAGGATGTTGTTGACAGAGATTCAAACCGGTACCAGGTTAGAACTTGAAGTATATACTGAAGAAAATGATAAAATCGATATAGTTTTTGTAAGCAAGTTTGAACAGGCATTGAGTGATCAATTTGCAGTGATTAATGCTCCTTTGTATGAAGGAGTCGTGTATCCAATACGCATTGGCTGGATTTTGCATGTATATTTTTTTTCTGATGGAAAGCTGTATATGTTTGATTCAAAGGTTATTGACAGGATAACAAGGGACAATATGTCTTTTCTTAAGATAGAAAAGACAGGTAATATTATACGTATTCAAAGGCGTCATTATTACAGATTTGAATGTGCTTTGCCAGTAGAATACAGGAAATTTGATTGTGCCAATTTCCAAGATAAAAAAGAGGAAAAACCTTTTAGTGCAAGCATAACAAGAAATATAAGCGGTGGAGGAATATGCATTCTATTGAACGAAGACATGAGCATCAACCAATTAGTTGAATGTAAGTTAAAACTTCAAAGTAATACTATTATTAACTTTCTAGGAAGAATTGTAAGGACTGAAAAACTGGAACATAATATTAACTATAAGTTTGAAGCAGGGATAGCCTTTGAAATTATTGATAACAATGATAAAGAAACCATAATTAAATACATATTCAGACAGCAAAGAGAACTCCGTAAGAAGGGACTTATATAA
- a CDS encoding FliA/WhiG family RNA polymerase sigma factor, which yields MTSSTVQNELWKQYYETKDPEIREKLIKDYLYLVKYIAGRMNIYFGSNIEYDDIVSFGVFGLIDAIDKFDINKGVKFETYATLRIRGSIIDSIRELDWVPRSLRQKSKELERLYMELETQKGQPPTDKEIAEKMGISIDEYNKLLNNINFSTLISLDEYLEQNFQVDSDIMHIKSDDRPDSYLELIELKSLLGEAIDSLPEKEKLVVSLYYYDELTLKEIGSVLNVSESRVSQLHTKAILRLRGKLSKYMNDL from the coding sequence ATGACTTCAAGTACCGTGCAGAATGAATTATGGAAACAATATTATGAAACAAAAGATCCTGAAATAAGGGAAAAATTAATAAAAGACTATTTATACCTTGTAAAATATATTGCCGGTAGAATGAATATATATTTCGGCTCCAATATTGAATATGACGATATTGTCAGCTTTGGAGTATTTGGCCTGATTGATGCTATAGATAAGTTTGATATTAACAAGGGGGTAAAGTTCGAAACTTATGCTACGTTACGTATACGGGGTTCAATAATTGATAGCATAAGAGAGTTGGATTGGGTACCAAGGTCTTTAAGGCAAAAAAGTAAAGAGCTGGAGAGGTTATACATGGAGTTGGAAACACAAAAAGGCCAACCACCCACAGATAAAGAGATAGCCGAAAAAATGGGGATATCTATTGATGAATATAATAAGCTTTTGAATAATATTAATTTTTCTACGCTTATTTCCCTTGATGAATATCTTGAGCAGAATTTCCAGGTGGATTCCGATATAATGCATATAAAAAGTGATGATAGGCCTGATAGTTATCTTGAGTTGATAGAACTTAAAAGCCTTTTAGGAGAAGCAATAGATAGCCTTCCTGAAAAAGAAAAGCTCGTTGTTTCCTTGTACTACTATGATGAATTAACGTTAAAAGAAATTGGTAGTGTACTTAATGTTTCAGAATCAAGGGTATCCCAGCTACATACAAAAGCTATATTAAGGTTAAGAGGTAAATTGTCCAAATATATGAATGATTTATAA
- a CDS encoding chemotaxis protein CheD (catalyzes the conversion of glutamine residues to glutamate on methyl-accepting chemotaxis receptors) → MDNTIKVGMAELSALNHPGVLVTIGLGSCVGIALYDREKKVIGLAHAMLPSSLQIKNNTNTNKGKFADTAILELLDEMIRLGASRKNIIAKLAGGAQMFTFNDSSDIIRIGERNVIAAKEKLRELNIEIISEDTGGNYGRTIEFYSDDGRLVVKTLGLGTKEI, encoded by the coding sequence ATGGATAATACTATTAAGGTAGGGATGGCAGAATTAAGTGCACTAAATCATCCGGGGGTGCTTGTTACAATTGGTCTTGGTTCATGTGTAGGAATAGCATTATATGATAGGGAAAAGAAGGTAATTGGGCTGGCACATGCAATGCTTCCATCAAGTTTGCAGATAAAAAATAATACAAATACAAATAAAGGCAAATTTGCCGATACTGCTATTTTAGAACTGCTGGATGAAATGATAAGGCTGGGTGCTTCGAGAAAAAATATCATAGCTAAGCTGGCTGGTGGTGCCCAAATGTTTACATTTAATGATTCTTCAGATATAATAAGAATAGGAGAAAGAAATGTCATTGCAGCAAAAGAGAAACTACGTGAATTAAACATAGAGATTATTTCGGAAGATACCGGCGGAAACTATGGACGTACTATAGAATTTTATTCTGATGATGGCCGATTGGTTGTTAAAACATTAGGGCTTGGGACTAAAGAAATATAA
- a CDS encoding HD-GYP domain-containing protein has translation LLVNIIDLKSYDDYTYSHSVNVTILSLSIGAVIGLSKNILFKLGMAALLHDIGKVFIPKEILNKNGRLNESEFEIVKTHPYKGYQILKENNSFSYYSSIGVLHHHEKYNGTGYPFELVGSEISLLGRIITVADVYDALTSDRPYRKAMFPSEAIEYIMGGGGTLFDSEIVKFFTKIVVPYPVGTSVLLSNNTTGIVVKNYSDCCMRPIIKVVKHGDTLVTPYYIDLKNDPNTRGIVISGIVDM, from the coding sequence GCTTCTTGTAAATATTATTGATTTAAAAAGCTATGATGATTATACTTATTCTCATTCAGTCAATGTCACTATACTATCTCTTTCCATAGGAGCTGTTATAGGTTTAAGCAAAAACATACTTTTTAAACTTGGGATGGCTGCTTTACTTCATGATATAGGCAAGGTATTTATTCCAAAGGAAATTTTAAATAAAAACGGACGGCTTAACGAAAGTGAATTTGAAATAGTTAAAACTCACCCATATAAAGGGTATCAGATTTTAAAAGAAAATAATTCATTCTCCTACTATTCCAGTATTGGAGTACTTCACCACCATGAAAAATACAACGGGACAGGATACCCATTTGAATTGGTAGGATCAGAAATATCTCTTTTAGGACGGATAATAACAGTAGCAGATGTGTATGACGCACTTACATCAGACAGACCATACAGAAAAGCAATGTTTCCATCCGAAGCCATAGAATATATTATGGGTGGAGGTGGCACTCTTTTTGATTCTGAAATTGTTAAGTTTTTTACAAAAATAGTTGTCCCTTATCCTGTAGGTACCAGTGTATTACTAAGTAATAATACAACAGGTATTGTTGTTAAGAATTATTCTGATTGTTGCATGAGACCAATAATAAAAGTTGTTAAACATGGTGATACTCTAGTAACACCCTATTATATCGATTTAAAAAATGATCCAAACACAAGGGGTATTGTAATTTCAGGCATAGTAGACATGTAA
- a CDS encoding chemotaxis protein CheA, protein MSTNQYLDIFIEEATENLQNLNQALLQLESNPEDSSLLNSIFRIAHTLKGMAGTMGFNKMSGLTHIMEDVLQKVKNGVLVLSEELINLLFRSFDALEDYVKSIINSGNEGVNEYHNLIHKLRNIDRQSVHEEDTQENDRLNIPNNIMHLDKYVKNIIEKAHEMGMNVYRITIYLDKGCVLKSARAFVIFRVLEMYSDIIKSEPEVMDIEDEKFDFMFSVIIISREDKDIIIKELYKIAEVEKVELDVLKKVNEIPQKDIAASKDVTTTIIKDSRPTKTIRVDIQRLDVLLNLVGELIIQKTRLEEVYDDKSQIYEESLKHLERIISSLHDAVMKVRMVPVEIVFNRFPRMIRDLSKKLGKEIVLVMSGEDTELDRTVVDEIGEPLVHLLRNSVDHGIETPGKRLALGKPEQGHINLRAYQDGDNVVIEVEDDGQGINIEKVKEKAIEKGITTLEEIKTATEKQILELLFLPSMSTADTISSLSGRGVGLDVVKTKIESLGGIVEIETRKGKGTKFIIRLPLTLAMIQALLVYIGEERYAIPLSSVKQIVKIKPQEIKEVQKREILLMGETIIPIVKLNQVLDIQTEKDKQSMTIVIVSKGEKLYGLAVDNLIGQQEIVIKNVGKYLSGIKTISGATILGDGKVALILDLNYIAQ, encoded by the coding sequence ATGAGTACAAATCAATATCTTGACATTTTTATTGAAGAAGCGACAGAAAATTTACAAAACTTAAATCAAGCACTTTTGCAATTAGAAAGTAATCCGGAGGATAGTTCACTGCTAAACAGTATTTTCAGAATAGCGCATACTTTAAAAGGTATGGCAGGTACTATGGGATTTAATAAAATGTCCGGATTAACTCATATAATGGAAGATGTTTTACAAAAAGTAAAAAATGGCGTATTGGTGTTGAGTGAAGAACTAATTAACCTTTTATTCCGTTCTTTTGATGCTCTTGAAGATTATGTAAAGAGTATTATTAATTCGGGCAATGAAGGGGTAAATGAATACCATAATTTAATACACAAATTACGAAACATTGATAGACAAAGCGTTCATGAAGAAGATACACAAGAAAATGATAGGCTGAATATACCAAATAACATCATGCACCTGGACAAGTATGTAAAAAATATTATTGAAAAGGCCCATGAAATGGGTATGAATGTTTATAGAATAACTATTTACCTGGATAAAGGGTGTGTATTGAAGTCAGCTAGGGCTTTTGTCATTTTCCGAGTATTAGAAATGTATTCGGATATTATAAAATCCGAACCTGAAGTTATGGATATAGAAGATGAAAAATTTGATTTTATGTTTTCAGTTATTATTATATCAAGGGAAGATAAGGATATAATTATAAAAGAACTGTACAAGATAGCTGAAGTAGAAAAAGTGGAATTAGATGTTTTGAAAAAAGTAAATGAAATTCCCCAAAAAGATATTGCAGCTTCTAAAGATGTTACGACTACTATAATAAAAGACTCAAGACCAACTAAAACAATAAGAGTAGATATACAAAGATTGGATGTTTTACTTAATCTTGTAGGAGAATTAATAATTCAGAAAACCAGGTTAGAAGAGGTTTATGATGATAAAAGCCAGATATATGAAGAGTCTCTGAAACATCTTGAAAGAATTATTTCCAGCTTGCATGATGCAGTGATGAAGGTAAGAATGGTACCTGTTGAGATAGTATTTAACAGATTTCCGAGGATGATTAGAGATCTATCAAAGAAATTAGGTAAAGAAATTGTACTAGTAATGTCGGGAGAAGATACAGAATTGGACAGAACAGTAGTAGATGAAATAGGTGAGCCTTTGGTTCATCTTTTAAGGAATTCTGTCGACCATGGGATTGAAACACCTGGGAAACGGTTAGCATTAGGGAAGCCGGAACAGGGACATATTAACCTAAGAGCTTACCAGGATGGAGATAATGTTGTAATAGAGGTAGAAGATGACGGCCAGGGTATAAATATAGAAAAGGTTAAAGAAAAGGCTATTGAAAAAGGAATTACAACTTTGGAAGAAATAAAGACTGCAACAGAGAAGCAGATACTAGAGTTGTTGTTTTTGCCAAGCATGAGTACAGCAGATACTATAAGCAGTTTGTCGGGAAGAGGAGTAGGATTGGATGTTGTAAAGACAAAAATTGAGTCTTTAGGTGGTATAGTTGAGATTGAAACAAGGAAGGGTAAAGGGACCAAGTTTATAATACGGCTTCCCTTAACTCTTGCAATGATACAGGCTTTACTTGTTTATATAGGGGAGGAAAGGTATGCTATACCTTTAAGCAGTGTTAAGCAAATAGTGAAAATTAAGCCTCAAGAAATCAAGGAAGTACAAAAAAGAGAGATTTTGTTAATGGGTGAAACAATTATACCTATTGTAAAACTGAACCAGGTGTTGGATATACAGACCGAAAAAGATAAACAGAGCATGACTATAGTTATAGTCAGCAAGGGTGAGAAATTGTATGGACTCGCGGTAGACAACCTTATAGGTCAACAGGAAATTGTAATTAAAAATGTAGGTAAATATTTATCAGGGATAAAAACAATATCTGGAGCGACAATTCTAGGAGATGGTAAAGTTGCTTTGATATTGGATTTGAATTATATTGCACAGTAG
- the cadA gene encoding cadmium-translocating P-type ATPase, whose protein sequence is MCEKSNCANFGAGTCLTDRPKIEIKGKPGLWDVADKETIARVIISILLFVTALIIDKYDKYQWLKLALFFASYIIVGVEVLINAFKNIVRGNFFDENFLMGIATIGAFIIKEYPEGVAVMLFYQVGEILQNIAVDRSRKSIENLIKIKPDFANLKLGENIVKVMPEKVKTGELIIVKPGEKVPLDGIVVEGVSTVDTSTLTGESIPITVEAGSEVLSGSINKNNLLTVKVTKEYSDSTISKILDMVQNAASKKAPTEKFITRFAKYYTPAVVLIAVIIAVIPPIITKSPASPWIYRSLLFLVISCPCALVISIPLSYLGGIGGASGKGILIKGSNYLEALNNVEIAVFDKTGTLTKGVFKVSGITPQEGFTEEELLEYAAYAEYFSNHPIALSIINAYGKKIEQSIIDNFQEIPGYGVKVNVKGKKIAAGNFKFMLEENITINGSNASNSVIYVAIDGKYAGFITISDEIKEDSVKSIKALKDMGIDNIVMLTGDNKNIALQIGNQLDIDQVYAELLPHEKVEKLEMLDKQKSPRGKLLFAGDGINDAPVLAQADIGVAMGGLGSDAAMEAADIVLMTDEPSKLVSAINIAKKTKAIVIQNIALALGIKGLVLILGSTGIATMWGAVFADVGVALLAVLNAMRVLTGSQKYKKSKYKKYKKTKTKNQTYP, encoded by the coding sequence ATGTGTGAAAAATCAAACTGTGCAAATTTTGGAGCAGGAACATGTTTAACAGATAGACCCAAAATTGAAATTAAAGGAAAGCCGGGCCTATGGGATGTAGCAGATAAAGAAACAATAGCCAGGGTAATCATCAGTATCCTTTTATTTGTAACAGCACTTATTATTGATAAATATGATAAATATCAATGGCTGAAATTAGCCTTGTTTTTTGCAAGCTATATTATTGTAGGAGTAGAAGTGCTCATAAATGCCTTTAAAAATATAGTAAGAGGAAATTTTTTTGATGAAAATTTTTTGATGGGCATTGCTACAATAGGTGCATTTATAATAAAGGAATACCCTGAAGGAGTAGCAGTAATGCTGTTTTACCAGGTAGGCGAAATTCTTCAAAATATTGCTGTAGACCGCTCCAGAAAATCTATTGAAAATCTCATAAAAATAAAGCCTGACTTTGCTAATCTAAAGTTAGGCGAAAACATAGTGAAAGTTATGCCTGAAAAAGTGAAAACAGGTGAATTGATAATTGTAAAGCCTGGAGAAAAGGTACCCCTTGATGGCATTGTCGTTGAAGGTGTTTCAACGGTTGATACTTCTACACTCACGGGTGAATCCATTCCAATTACAGTTGAAGCCGGAAGTGAAGTTTTGTCAGGATCTATAAACAAAAATAACCTACTAACTGTAAAGGTCACTAAAGAATACAGTGACTCTACCATTTCAAAAATATTGGATATGGTACAAAACGCAGCCTCTAAAAAAGCACCTACAGAAAAATTTATAACCAGATTTGCTAAATATTATACACCGGCAGTTGTATTGATTGCTGTCATTATTGCCGTAATACCGCCAATAATAACCAAATCCCCTGCATCACCCTGGATATACAGGTCTCTTTTATTTCTTGTTATTTCATGCCCCTGCGCCCTGGTAATTTCTATACCTCTTAGTTATTTGGGCGGTATCGGAGGAGCATCCGGAAAGGGAATACTGATAAAAGGAAGCAATTATCTGGAAGCTTTAAATAATGTAGAAATAGCGGTTTTTGATAAGACAGGCACTTTAACAAAGGGAGTTTTCAAAGTATCGGGCATAACTCCTCAAGAGGGATTTACGGAAGAAGAATTGTTGGAATATGCAGCTTATGCCGAGTATTTCTCCAACCATCCTATTGCATTATCAATTATAAATGCATATGGGAAAAAGATTGAACAAAGTATAATTGACAATTTTCAGGAAATACCTGGTTATGGTGTTAAAGTAAATGTAAAAGGCAAAAAAATAGCTGCCGGTAATTTTAAATTTATGCTGGAGGAAAACATAACTATAAATGGTAGTAATGCCTCCAATTCAGTAATTTATGTAGCTATAGACGGAAAATATGCCGGCTTTATAACTATTTCAGATGAAATCAAGGAAGATTCGGTAAAATCTATTAAAGCTCTAAAAGATATGGGTATAGATAATATTGTTATGTTAACAGGTGATAATAAAAATATCGCTTTACAAATTGGAAATCAGCTGGATATAGACCAGGTATATGCAGAACTGCTCCCACATGAAAAAGTAGAAAAGCTTGAAATGCTTGACAAGCAAAAATCTCCAAGGGGAAAACTATTATTTGCCGGTGATGGTATCAATGATGCACCTGTGCTTGCGCAGGCCGATATAGGTGTGGCCATGGGTGGACTTGGTTCTGATGCAGCTATGGAGGCAGCAGATATTGTTTTAATGACTGACGAGCCCTCAAAACTGGTTAGTGCTATTAATATTGCCAAAAAGACAAAAGCAATTGTAATCCAGAATATTGCACTGGCACTTGGCATTAAAGGCCTTGTACTTATCCTTGGATCGACGGGTATAGCAACAATGTGGGGAGCTGTGTTTGCGGATGTAGGAGTAGCTCTTCTCGCAGTATTAAACGCTATGAGAGTATTAACGGGGTCACAAAAATACAAAAAAAGTAAATACAAAAAATACAAAAAAACCAAAACAAAAAACCAAACTTACCCTTGA
- a CDS encoding purine-binding chemotaxis protein CheW has translation MEGLKTPNIIQVLSFKLGEDEYGMDIRNITTIIENNLPITRVPGVPPYIKGVINLRGDIVPVLELRRKLNLQPVEDTEDTKIIVVDIDDMTVGIKVDRVLEVVQLDKECIEEVSGIGDENSRDYFSGLGRIKDRVIILMDIEKVIRI, from the coding sequence ATGGAAGGATTAAAAACTCCAAATATTATTCAAGTTTTAAGTTTTAAATTAGGTGAAGATGAATACGGAATGGATATCCGGAATATAACTACAATTATTGAAAATAACTTGCCTATAACAAGAGTTCCGGGTGTACCTCCATATATAAAAGGCGTAATAAATTTAAGAGGGGACATAGTCCCGGTACTTGAACTTAGGCGCAAACTTAACCTTCAACCTGTTGAAGATACAGAAGATACAAAAATTATTGTGGTAGACATAGATGATATGACTGTAGGAATTAAAGTTGATCGCGTACTTGAAGTTGTCCAACTTGATAAAGAGTGTATAGAGGAAGTATCCGGTATAGGAGATGAAAATTCAAGAGACTATTTTTCAGGATTAGGAAGGATTAAAGACAGAGTAATTATATTGATGGATATTGAAAAAGTTATAAGAATTTAA